One Centroberyx gerrardi isolate f3 chromosome 2, fCenGer3.hap1.cur.20231027, whole genome shotgun sequence DNA window includes the following coding sequences:
- the smad7 gene encoding mothers against decapentaplegic homolog 7 has translation MFRTKRSGLVRRLWRSRAPAEGDGEADRGTHGSGGCCMGKTTKVAKSNAGSEAELKALTHSILKKIKEKQLEVLLQAVESKGGARSPCLLLPGKVDAKVGQQSYSLPLLLYKVFRWPDLRHSSELKRLSCCESYGKINPELVCCNPHHMSRLCELESPPPPYSRYPMDFLKPPDSPDSGPSSSDTGGTTYSAPVGLSDSLALQESGERAHWCVVAYWEEKTRVGRLYSVQEPSLDIFYDLPQGNGFCLGQLCSDNKSQLVQMVRAKIGYGIQLTREPDGVWVYNRSCYPIFIKSATLDNPDSRTLLVHKVFPGFSIKAFDFDKAGSLQRPNDHEFTQQPRTGFTVQISFVKGWGQCYTRQFISSCPCWLEVIFNTR, from the exons ATGTTTAGGACCAAACGATCGGGGCTCGTCCGGCGACTCTGGAGGAGCCGTGCGCCCGCCGAGGGCGACGGGGAGGCGGACAGAGGGACGCATGGCTCCGGGGGCTGCTGCATGGGCAAAACGACAAAGGTCGCCAAGTCCAACGCCGGGTCGGAGGCTGAATTGAAGGCGTTGACCCACTCGATACTGAAAAAGATCAAAGAGAAACAATTAGAGGTGCTTTTGCAGGCGGTGGAGTCCAAGGGGGGTGCCCGAAGCCCCTGCTTGCTCCTACCCGGCAAAGTGGACGCCAAAGTGGGTCAACAGTCTTACTCCCTCCCCTTGCTGCTCTACAAAGTGTTCAGGTGGCCGGACCTCAGGCATTCCTCGGAGCTGAAGAGGCTGTCTTGCTGTGAATCCTATGGGAAAATCAACCCAGAGCTCGTTTGCTGCAATCCGCACCACATGAGCAGGCTTTGTGAACTCG agtctcctcctcctccatattCGCGTTATCCCATGGACTTTCTTAAACCACCAG attCTCCAGACTCTGGACCTTCATCCAGTGATACTGGGGGAACGACCTACTCAGCCCCTGTGGGGCTTTCAG atTCCCTGGCTTTGCAGGAGTCGGGTGAGCGGGCCCATTGGTGCGTGGTGGCGTACTGGGAGGAGAAGACCCGCGTCGGACGCCTCTACTCAGTCCAGGAGCCTTCCCTGGACATCTTCTATGACCTACCTCAGGGGAACGGCTTCTGCCTGGGCCAGCTCTGCTCCGACAACAAGTCCCAGCTGGTGCAGATGGTGCGGGCCAAGATTGGCTACGGCATCCAGCTGACGCGCGAGCCGGACGGGGTGTGGGTCTACAACCGCAGCTGCTACCCCATCTTCATTAAGTCGGCCACACTGGACAACCCGGACTCGCGCACGCTGCTGGTGCACAAGGTGTTCCCCGGCTTCTCCATCAAAGCGTTTGACTTTGACAAGGCCGGCAGCCTGCAGAGGCCGAACGACCACGAGTTCACACAGCAACCTCGCACGGGCTTCACGGTCCAGATCAGCTTCGTCAAAGGCTGGGGACAGTGCTACACCAGACAGTTCATCAGTAGCTGCCCGTGCTGGTTGGAAGTCATCTTCAACACCCGATAG